In Corynebacterium aquatimens, one genomic interval encodes:
- a CDS encoding Bax inhibitor-1/YccA family protein: MRSSNPVMTQLPKSQEANGYGFSQQQAAYDQNGQPYAQGYTQQGYAQPGFGQPGFGHQGSVQQGAQQFYAQQGFEQNMPAQSYGQPMADDRPITIDDVVTKTGITLAVIVAFALITFGVGLMNPGVALVLSVVGAIGGLIAVLVSSFGKKFDSAAVTLTYAVFEGLFVGGFTFAIGLSVGPEIGSLVFQAVVGTIGVFMGMLFVYKTGAIRVTPKFTRILTGALIGVLVLAIGNLLLFLFTGMSPLRDGGPIAIVFSLVCILIAALSFLTDFDTADKLVRMGAPSKMAWGCALGLAVTLVWLYTEILRLLSYFARD; encoded by the coding sequence GTGAGATCAAGCAACCCTGTGATGACGCAGCTGCCGAAATCACAAGAAGCTAATGGCTACGGCTTTAGCCAGCAGCAAGCAGCATATGACCAGAACGGACAGCCCTACGCACAGGGTTACACGCAGCAGGGCTACGCGCAACCAGGCTTCGGCCAGCCAGGCTTCGGCCACCAGGGCTCCGTACAGCAAGGTGCGCAGCAGTTCTACGCCCAGCAGGGCTTCGAACAGAACATGCCTGCGCAGTCGTACGGCCAGCCGATGGCCGATGACCGCCCGATCACTATCGACGATGTTGTTACCAAGACCGGTATCACCCTCGCCGTGATCGTCGCTTTTGCTCTCATCACTTTTGGCGTAGGCCTTATGAACCCGGGCGTCGCCCTGGTGCTCAGCGTTGTTGGTGCCATCGGCGGTTTGATCGCTGTGCTGGTGTCGTCGTTTGGTAAGAAGTTCGACTCTGCGGCAGTTACCTTGACGTACGCAGTGTTTGAGGGCTTGTTCGTCGGTGGTTTCACCTTTGCAATCGGCCTGTCCGTTGGCCCGGAGATCGGCAGCCTGGTGTTCCAGGCGGTGGTTGGCACCATCGGCGTGTTCATGGGCATGCTGTTCGTGTACAAGACCGGCGCGATCCGCGTTACGCCGAAGTTCACCCGCATTCTTACCGGTGCGTTGATCGGTGTGCTCGTGCTTGCAATTGGTAACCTCCTGCTGTTCCTCTTCACCGGTATGTCGCCGCTGCGCGATGGCGGTCCGATTGCGATCGTTTTCTCGCTGGTCTGCATCTTGATCGCTGCTCTGAGCTTTCTCACCGACTTTGACACTGCCGACAAGCTGGTGCGCATGGGTGCCCCGTCCAAGATGGCGTGGGGCTGCGCTCTTGGCCTGGCAGTGACCCTGGTGTGGCTCTACACCGAGATTCTGCGCCTGCTGTCCTACTTCGCTAGAGACTAG
- the mfd gene encoding transcription-repair coupling factor, whose protein sequence is MLSGVLERAISDTKLTGLLTRVGEPTLHITGIDQVRPWAAATLSTAAPVLVVTATGHEAEDMAAEVAAMIGQTRVGLFPALETLPHERLSPAPDVVGVRNKVLVDLPQLAVVVASARAVCQPFLPPRSPIVVTRDEERDFSALTEELSHYAYSHVDMVAARGQFATRGGLIDVFPTTAEHPVRIEFWGDEVTDIRPFAVADQRAFDEDANEYQSVEIHPARQLLIDDAISAHADELSRAYPGNRTLVEMLSRIATGTHADGMEALAPALVSGRDDQAYAVLPDLMPAGSVVLVTNPEKVRTRIADLQATDQEFLEAGWEAAAMGAEGPVAVEGLDVSASSFRSFESLEVSTTEAGSSWWTFAPPGMFVASDEETLPLDYEPGPAPKGDPNLIESLYGQLKLHISGGGTAAFIAPARGTIDRTAERLRENGVSAHIASAGETPVDGAVTLYQAVSHAGLSFPGPGLVVVTETDVTGNRVGDIAGGKRRHAKRRNRVDPLALKPGDYVVHDTHGIGRFVKMAERTVAMGGEKSRKEFIVLEYQPSKRGGANDTLWVPMESLDLLSKYSGGEQPSLSKMGGSDWKATKRKARAAVREIAGELVQLYAKRQAAPGHAFAADSPWQMEMEDNFPFTETEDQLAAIDAVKTDMEKPVPMDRVIVGDVGFGKTEVAVRAAFKAVQDGKQVAVLVPTTLLCQQHFATFTQRMDGFGVEIRELSRFTTAKEAKEIVKGLSDGSVDIVIGTHRLLQTGVAWKNLGLIVVDEEQRFGVEHKEHIKALKAHVDVLTMTATPIPRTLEMSLTGIREMTSILTPPEDRHPVLTYVGPQEDKQIAAAIRRELLRDGQVFYIHNKVADIEKTARHLRDLVPEARIVVAHGQMSEQVLETTVQGFWNREFDVLVCTTIVETGLDIANANTLIVENAQNMGLSQLHQLRGRVGRSRERGYAYFLYPKDITLTETSYDRLATIAQNNELGAGMAVAQKDLEMRGAGNVLGAEQSGHIAGVGFDLYMRLVGEAVDTYKALSSGEVIDATDQGPKEIRIDVPVDAHIPETYINSERLRLETYRKLAAAKNDDELAKVVEEMTDRYGPMPEEVQRLLHVAKVRHAAKLAKVSDITVQGTRLRFHPVDLPDSKQVRLKRLYPSATYRATAQAITVPIPKEGQGAGKPSLRDEALLDWISQFLAAMFDLAPVE, encoded by the coding sequence ATGCTTTCCGGCGTGCTTGAGCGCGCCATCAGTGACACGAAACTCACCGGCCTGCTCACGCGGGTGGGGGAGCCCACGCTTCACATCACGGGCATTGACCAGGTGCGGCCGTGGGCCGCGGCAACGTTGTCTACCGCGGCACCGGTCTTAGTCGTCACCGCCACGGGGCATGAGGCCGAGGACATGGCGGCGGAGGTCGCGGCAATGATCGGGCAGACGCGCGTCGGTTTGTTCCCGGCGTTGGAGACCCTGCCGCATGAGAGGCTCTCGCCAGCCCCTGACGTGGTGGGTGTGCGCAACAAGGTGCTCGTGGATCTGCCGCAGCTCGCGGTGGTGGTCGCGTCCGCGCGCGCGGTGTGCCAGCCATTTTTGCCGCCGCGGTCACCGATCGTCGTTACGCGCGATGAAGAGCGCGATTTCTCGGCGCTGACGGAGGAACTGTCCCACTACGCCTACAGCCACGTTGATATGGTCGCGGCGCGCGGGCAGTTTGCTACGCGCGGCGGCTTGATCGACGTTTTTCCCACCACCGCGGAGCACCCGGTTCGCATTGAATTTTGGGGCGATGAGGTCACGGATATTCGCCCGTTCGCCGTCGCGGATCAGCGTGCCTTCGATGAAGATGCCAACGAATATCAGTCGGTGGAGATCCACCCAGCGAGGCAATTGCTTATCGACGATGCCATTTCAGCGCACGCCGATGAACTATCCCGGGCATACCCAGGAAACCGGACGTTGGTGGAGATGCTCAGCCGGATTGCCACGGGCACCCATGCGGACGGGATGGAAGCGCTGGCCCCGGCGCTTGTATCTGGGCGTGATGATCAGGCATACGCAGTGTTGCCGGACCTCATGCCGGCGGGGTCGGTGGTGTTAGTGACCAACCCGGAAAAAGTCCGTACGCGCATCGCGGATTTGCAAGCTACAGACCAGGAGTTCTTGGAGGCCGGGTGGGAAGCTGCCGCCATGGGCGCGGAAGGCCCGGTCGCCGTGGAAGGGTTGGACGTCTCTGCAAGCTCGTTTCGTTCCTTTGAATCCCTGGAGGTCTCCACGACCGAGGCTGGGTCATCGTGGTGGACCTTTGCCCCACCCGGCATGTTCGTGGCCTCTGATGAAGAAACGTTGCCGCTCGATTATGAGCCCGGGCCAGCGCCAAAGGGCGATCCGAACCTCATTGAGTCCCTGTATGGCCAGCTGAAACTGCACATCTCCGGTGGCGGCACCGCTGCGTTCATCGCCCCAGCTCGGGGCACGATTGACCGAACCGCTGAGCGTTTACGTGAAAACGGGGTCTCTGCGCACATTGCTTCTGCGGGTGAAACTCCCGTGGACGGCGCGGTCACTTTGTACCAGGCCGTGTCCCACGCCGGGTTGTCATTCCCGGGACCGGGGCTCGTCGTCGTTACTGAAACCGATGTCACCGGCAACAGGGTGGGGGACATCGCCGGCGGGAAGCGTCGACACGCAAAGCGCCGCAACCGCGTGGACCCGCTGGCCCTGAAGCCCGGCGACTACGTTGTGCATGACACCCACGGCATCGGGCGCTTTGTCAAAATGGCGGAACGCACCGTGGCAATGGGCGGGGAGAAATCGCGCAAAGAATTCATCGTGCTGGAATACCAGCCGTCGAAACGCGGTGGCGCGAACGATACCTTGTGGGTGCCAATGGAATCCCTGGACCTGTTGAGTAAATACTCCGGGGGCGAGCAGCCGTCGCTAAGCAAAATGGGCGGCAGCGACTGGAAGGCGACCAAGCGTAAGGCGCGCGCCGCCGTGCGTGAGATCGCCGGCGAGCTCGTGCAGCTCTACGCCAAGCGACAAGCCGCACCGGGCCACGCGTTTGCCGCGGATTCCCCCTGGCAAATGGAGATGGAAGATAACTTCCCGTTTACGGAAACCGAGGATCAGCTCGCAGCGATCGACGCGGTGAAGACGGACATGGAAAAACCTGTGCCGATGGACCGCGTCATCGTTGGTGACGTGGGCTTTGGCAAAACTGAAGTTGCCGTGCGTGCGGCGTTCAAGGCCGTCCAAGACGGCAAACAGGTCGCCGTGCTCGTGCCCACGACGCTTCTGTGCCAGCAGCACTTCGCTACCTTCACCCAGCGCATGGACGGTTTCGGCGTGGAGATCCGCGAGCTTTCGCGCTTCACGACGGCAAAAGAAGCCAAAGAGATCGTCAAGGGGCTTTCCGACGGCTCCGTGGACATCGTGATCGGCACCCACCGCCTCCTTCAGACTGGCGTGGCGTGGAAGAACCTGGGCCTCATTGTTGTTGATGAGGAGCAGCGCTTCGGCGTGGAACACAAAGAGCACATCAAGGCGCTGAAGGCCCACGTGGACGTGCTCACGATGACCGCGACGCCGATCCCGCGAACCCTGGAAATGAGCCTCACCGGCATTCGTGAGATGACCTCGATCCTCACCCCGCCGGAGGACCGCCACCCGGTTCTGACGTACGTGGGCCCGCAGGAAGACAAGCAAATTGCCGCCGCGATTCGCCGCGAGCTGCTCCGCGACGGCCAGGTGTTCTACATCCACAACAAGGTCGCCGACATTGAAAAAACCGCCCGCCACCTACGTGACCTCGTTCCGGAGGCGCGCATTGTGGTGGCCCACGGGCAAATGAGTGAGCAGGTGCTGGAAACCACCGTCCAAGGTTTCTGGAACCGTGAGTTCGATGTTTTGGTGTGTACCACGATCGTGGAAACAGGCCTGGACATTGCCAACGCCAACACGCTGATCGTGGAGAATGCTCAAAACATGGGTCTATCCCAGCTTCACCAGCTGCGCGGCCGCGTGGGCCGCTCGCGTGAGCGCGGTTACGCCTACTTCCTGTACCCGAAAGACATCACGCTCACCGAAACTTCGTACGACCGGCTGGCCACCATCGCGCAGAACAATGAGCTGGGTGCCGGCATGGCCGTGGCGCAGAAGGACCTAGAAATGCGGGGTGCCGGCAACGTGTTAGGCGCGGAACAATCCGGTCACATCGCCGGTGTGGGCTTTGACCTGTACATGCGCCTAGTCGGGGAGGCCGTGGACACATACAAGGCGCTTAGCAGCGGTGAGGTGATCGATGCCACCGATCAGGGCCCGAAGGAAATCCGCATTGATGTCCCCGTCGATGCCCACATTCCGGAGACGTACATCAACTCTGAGCGCCTCCGTTTGGAGACCTACCGCAAGCTCGCCGCCGCGAAGAACGATGACGAGCTAGCCAAGGTTGTTGAGGAAATGACCGACCGCTACGGCCCCATGCCGGAGGAAGTCCAGCGTCTCCTCCACGTGGCCAAGGTCCGCCACGCTGCGAAACTGGCGAAAGTCTCCGACATTACTGTCCAAGGCACCCGACTGCGCTTCCACCCCGTGGACCTGCCCGATTCCAAGCAGGTGCGCCTCAAACGCCTCTACCCGTCTGCGACCTACCGCGCTACTGCCCAAGCCATCACCGTGCCCATTCCCAAGGAGGGCCAAGGCGCGGGCAAGCCTTCGCTTCGCGACGAAGCTTTGCTGGATTGGATCAGCCAATTCCTGGCCGCCATGTTCGATCTCGCCCCGGTTGAATGA
- the coaA gene encoding type I pantothenate kinase: MPRASEPSPYLDFDRRQWRERRATMPQVLTETDLEDLRGIGEIIDLTEVAEIYLPLSRLIHMRVKARQKLITATETFLWESLGEGLSREPVKGNPKHVPFIIGIAGSVAVGKSTTARVLQVLLQRWKSHPRVDLVTTDGFLKPTAELKEKGLLERKGFPESYNRRDLMRFVSDVKAGRESVKAPVYSHDAYDVIPGEFQEINQPDILIVEGLNVLQTGPTLMVSDLFDFSVYVDAHPRDIEQWYIDRFIKLKNTNFRKPGAHFARYAELDDEQAAIKAREIWQTINLPNLVENIRPTRIRASLVLHKDSDHSIQRVRMRKI; the protein is encoded by the coding sequence ATGCCACGCGCATCTGAACCGAGCCCGTACCTGGACTTTGACCGGCGCCAGTGGCGTGAACGCCGCGCCACGATGCCCCAGGTGCTCACGGAGACTGACCTTGAGGATCTCCGGGGCATCGGTGAAATCATCGACCTTACCGAGGTGGCGGAGATTTACCTCCCGCTGTCGCGTCTCATTCACATGCGCGTGAAAGCCCGCCAGAAGCTCATCACGGCAACAGAGACGTTCCTGTGGGAAAGCCTCGGCGAGGGCCTTTCGCGGGAGCCGGTCAAGGGCAACCCCAAGCACGTTCCCTTCATCATTGGCATTGCGGGCTCGGTCGCCGTGGGGAAATCAACAACAGCTCGTGTGCTTCAGGTCCTGCTCCAGCGGTGGAAATCGCACCCCCGGGTCGACCTTGTAACCACCGACGGGTTCCTCAAACCCACTGCGGAGTTGAAGGAGAAAGGTCTGCTCGAGCGCAAAGGCTTTCCAGAGTCCTACAATCGCCGCGACCTGATGCGCTTCGTCTCCGATGTGAAAGCTGGTAGGGAGTCCGTCAAGGCCCCTGTTTATTCCCACGACGCGTATGACGTGATCCCCGGGGAGTTTCAGGAGATCAACCAGCCGGACATCCTCATCGTGGAGGGGCTCAACGTTTTACAAACTGGCCCCACCTTGATGGTGTCCGACTTGTTCGATTTCTCCGTCTACGTCGATGCTCACCCGCGTGACATCGAGCAGTGGTACATCGATCGCTTCATCAAGTTGAAAAACACCAACTTCCGCAAGCCCGGCGCGCACTTCGCACGCTACGCCGAGCTTGACGACGAGCAGGCGGCCATCAAGGCCCGCGAAATCTGGCAGACGATCAACCTGCCCAACCTGGTGGAAAATATCCGCCCAACCCGCATCCGCGCGTCTTTAGTCCTGCACAAAGATTCGGACCACTCCATCCAGCGCGTGCGGATGCGCAAGATCTAA
- the mca gene encoding mycothiol conjugate amidase Mca, producing MTGLRLLAIHAHPDDESSKGAATMAKYAAEGHRVKVLTCTGGQRGDILNPAMDRPGVIERMTEIRREEMARAASALGVEHEWMGYVDSGLPQGDPLPPLPEGCFALADTDAVSRDLVARIRDFKPHVIITYDENGGYPHPDHLKVHEISMVAWEKSGDASYAPEAGEPWTPLKMYYTHGFVYKRMKLLHERLIDEGKSSPYEPMIKRWEEGRADIMERVTTQIQCADYFGQRAEALTAHATQIDPAGAFLASPVEVQAEVWPTEEFELARTRVESPLPETDLFAGIEVKESSDD from the coding sequence GTGACGGGACTTCGCTTATTGGCTATCCATGCGCACCCGGACGATGAATCGTCGAAGGGTGCGGCGACGATGGCGAAATACGCCGCGGAGGGCCACCGCGTCAAGGTGTTGACGTGTACGGGCGGCCAGCGGGGCGACATTTTGAACCCGGCGATGGATCGCCCGGGGGTGATTGAGCGGATGACGGAGATTCGCCGTGAGGAGATGGCGCGCGCAGCATCCGCGCTGGGAGTCGAGCATGAGTGGATGGGGTATGTGGACTCCGGTCTGCCGCAGGGGGATCCGCTGCCGCCGCTGCCCGAGGGATGCTTTGCGTTGGCGGATACGGACGCGGTTTCGCGTGATCTTGTCGCGCGGATTCGTGATTTCAAGCCGCACGTCATCATTACGTACGACGAAAACGGCGGGTACCCCCACCCGGATCACCTCAAAGTCCATGAGATTTCGATGGTCGCATGGGAGAAATCCGGTGACGCGTCCTACGCCCCAGAAGCCGGCGAGCCCTGGACGCCGCTAAAGATGTACTACACGCACGGCTTTGTCTACAAGCGCATGAAGCTTTTGCATGAGCGGCTTATCGACGAAGGGAAGTCGAGCCCATACGAACCCATGATTAAGCGCTGGGAAGAGGGGCGCGCCGACATCATGGAGCGCGTGACCACGCAGATCCAGTGCGCGGACTACTTCGGGCAGCGCGCGGAGGCGCTGACCGCACACGCGACCCAGATTGATCCGGCCGGGGCCTTCCTTGCAAGCCCCGTGGAAGTCCAAGCCGAAGTGTGGCCCACCGAAGAATTTGAGCTAGCCCGCACGCGCGTGGAATCCCCGCTTCCAGAGACTGATCTGTTTGCAGGAATTGAAGTGAAGGAGTCAAGCGATGACTAA
- a CDS encoding TetR/AcrR family transcriptional regulator encodes MVRRRMTGEQRRDQLMKVGRSAFAERGFEGISVEEIGTRAGVSKPVIYEHFGGKEGLYRAVADQEIATLVEIISQSIQEGGWRERVYHAVVALLTYAEQNTDGFIILARGQAYDDGAGSKEVYTSLMHQVTDRVTHLLVEAFPQQGIDAKLAPLYAQGVVGTFASVSIWWLNDKSLTRNQVAAHLYNLVWNGLGHMSDMPALPEEEEDAGGKDPAPGFDGDDDAYFELSSVDDVYEAGDGE; translated from the coding sequence ATGGTTCGTCGACGCATGACCGGGGAACAGCGCCGGGATCAACTCATGAAGGTGGGACGCTCAGCGTTTGCAGAACGTGGGTTTGAGGGGATTTCCGTGGAAGAAATCGGCACGCGCGCTGGTGTGTCGAAGCCGGTGATCTATGAGCACTTCGGGGGCAAGGAAGGGTTGTACCGCGCCGTCGCGGATCAAGAGATCGCAACGTTGGTGGAGATCATTTCCCAGTCAATCCAGGAAGGTGGCTGGCGGGAGCGCGTTTACCACGCCGTTGTGGCGTTGCTGACGTACGCGGAGCAGAACACTGACGGGTTCATTATTTTGGCGCGCGGCCAGGCTTACGACGACGGGGCGGGGAGCAAAGAGGTGTACACCTCCCTGATGCACCAGGTCACAGATCGAGTTACGCATTTGTTAGTAGAAGCGTTCCCGCAGCAAGGCATTGATGCGAAGCTTGCGCCGCTCTACGCCCAGGGCGTGGTGGGCACGTTCGCGAGCGTGTCGATTTGGTGGCTCAACGATAAGAGTTTGACGCGCAACCAGGTGGCGGCGCACCTCTACAACTTGGTGTGGAACGGTCTGGGCCACATGAGTGATATGCCCGCGTTGCCGGAGGAGGAAGAGGATGCTGGGGGTAAAGACCCAGCCCCCGGTTTTGACGGCGATGATGATGCCTACTTTGAGCTGTCCAGTGTTGATGATGTGTACGAAGCTGGGGACGGGGAGTAG
- the greA gene encoding transcription elongation factor GreA, translating to MAEKQQQYITPEMKAKLEAELQQLIDNRPVIAAEINERREEGDLKENAGYDAAREQQDQEEARIKQISEILASSTTERDGVVDGVAVVGSVVHVYYNGDEDDKETFLIGTRAASTDNKDLETYSEQSPLGAAVLGASEGETRTYIAPNGREISVTIVSANPYDSVKAKTPRA from the coding sequence ATGGCTGAAAAGCAGCAGCAGTACATCACCCCGGAAATGAAGGCGAAGCTGGAGGCCGAACTTCAGCAGCTTATTGACAACCGCCCGGTCATCGCTGCCGAGATTAACGAGCGCCGCGAGGAAGGCGACCTTAAAGAAAACGCTGGCTACGACGCCGCGCGTGAGCAGCAGGACCAGGAAGAAGCCCGCATTAAGCAGATTTCCGAAATCCTTGCGTCCTCCACGACCGAGCGCGATGGTGTTGTCGATGGCGTCGCGGTCGTCGGCTCCGTCGTCCACGTCTACTACAACGGCGACGAGGACGATAAGGAAACCTTCCTGATTGGTACCCGCGCTGCCTCCACCGACAACAAGGATCTGGAGACCTACTCGGAGCAGTCCCCGCTCGGCGCCGCCGTACTCGGTGCTTCTGAAGGTGAGACCCGCACCTACATCGCACCAAATGGCCGCGAGATTTCGGTCACGATCGTCTCCGCAAACCCGTATGATTCAGTAAAGGCCAAAACCCCGCGCGCGTAA
- a CDS encoding DUF4307 domain-containing protein, which produces MSNQRPSSRSASPRTSSRPASRYGTAKPSALDEFTGKAMVITTALLLIALVVFGVRLFLQRDDNPVTASFISHERIDESTSRVWIDVERKNPNVPSYCIVTSLNYEKAEVGRRDVMLPAGGEKSQRMAVDIPTRDLPVSGKVYGCSTTIPFFLDPEQSYTQAR; this is translated from the coding sequence ATGAGTAATCAGCGTCCTAGCTCCCGCTCCGCGTCCCCGCGTACGAGCTCCCGCCCCGCTTCACGGTACGGCACCGCCAAGCCGTCGGCCTTAGACGAATTCACGGGTAAAGCAATGGTGATCACCACCGCATTACTCCTGATTGCGCTGGTAGTTTTCGGGGTGCGCCTTTTCCTTCAGCGCGACGACAATCCCGTCACCGCATCGTTTATTTCGCACGAGCGTATCGACGAATCCACGTCGCGCGTATGGATCGACGTTGAGCGCAAAAACCCTAACGTTCCGTCGTACTGCATCGTGACCTCTCTCAACTACGAAAAAGCTGAAGTCGGACGCCGCGACGTCATGCTGCCGGCGGGCGGCGAAAAATCCCAGCGCATGGCCGTGGACATTCCCACCCGTGATCTACCTGTATCTGGCAAGGTCTACGGCTGCTCCACCACCATCCCGTTCTTCCTCGACCCTGAGCAGAGCTACACCCAGGCGCGCTAA
- the glyA gene encoding serine hydroxymethyltransferase, which yields MSEDLRYQELSQLDPDVYNAILGEVARQRDTLEMIASENFVPRAVLQAQGSVLTNKYAEGYPGRRYYGGCEHVDIIEDIARDRAKALFGAEYANVQPHSGAQANAAVLHALIQPGDTIMGLSLAHGGHLTHGMKINFSGRLYNVVAYEVDPDTMRIDMDKVRELALEHKPQVIIAGWSAYPRTIDFEAFRSIADEVGAFLWTDMAHFAGLVAAGLHPSPVPHSDVVSTTIHKTLGGPRSGMILAKEEYAKKLNSAVFPGQQGGPLMHVVAAKATALKVAATDDFKDRQQRTIEGARIIAERLVADDCTAAGVDVLTGGTDVHLVLADLRNSELDGQQAEDLLHEVGITVNRNAVPFDPRPPAVASGLRIGAAALATRGFDAAAFTETADIIGTALAQDKSADTAALRARVDKLAQDFPLYPGLEEWKLL from the coding sequence ATGAGTGAAGACCTGCGCTACCAGGAGTTGTCGCAGCTAGACCCGGACGTCTACAACGCCATCCTTGGAGAGGTTGCGCGCCAGCGCGACACCTTGGAGATGATCGCGTCGGAGAACTTCGTGCCGCGTGCGGTGCTGCAGGCACAGGGTTCGGTCCTGACCAACAAGTACGCGGAGGGCTACCCGGGCCGCCGTTACTACGGCGGCTGCGAGCACGTGGACATCATCGAGGACATCGCGCGCGACCGCGCAAAGGCACTTTTCGGCGCGGAGTACGCCAACGTGCAGCCGCACTCCGGCGCGCAGGCGAACGCCGCCGTGCTTCACGCGCTGATCCAGCCTGGTGACACCATCATGGGTCTGTCCCTGGCGCACGGTGGCCACCTCACCCACGGCATGAAGATCAACTTCTCCGGCCGTTTGTACAACGTCGTTGCCTATGAGGTTGACCCGGACACCATGCGCATTGACATGGACAAGGTCCGCGAACTGGCCTTGGAACACAAGCCGCAGGTGATCATCGCCGGCTGGTCTGCCTACCCGCGCACCATCGACTTTGAGGCCTTCCGCTCGATTGCTGATGAGGTCGGTGCTTTCTTGTGGACCGACATGGCCCACTTCGCCGGTCTCGTCGCCGCTGGCCTTCACCCGTCCCCGGTGCCGCACTCTGACGTGGTCTCGACCACTATCCACAAGACCCTCGGCGGCCCGCGCTCCGGCATGATTTTGGCCAAGGAGGAGTACGCGAAGAAGCTCAACTCCGCCGTCTTCCCTGGCCAGCAGGGTGGCCCGCTGATGCACGTTGTCGCGGCGAAGGCTACCGCGCTCAAGGTCGCTGCCACCGACGACTTCAAGGACCGCCAGCAGCGCACCATTGAGGGTGCACGCATCATCGCTGAGCGCCTCGTTGCCGACGACTGCACCGCCGCAGGCGTCGACGTGCTCACCGGCGGCACGGACGTTCACCTTGTCCTTGCAGACCTGCGCAACTCTGAGCTCGACGGCCAGCAGGCCGAAGACCTGCTGCACGAGGTAGGTATCACCGTGAACCGCAACGCCGTTCCGTTCGACCCGCGTCCGCCAGCAGTCGCTTCCGGCCTGCGCATCGGTGCCGCCGCACTGGCCACCCGTGGCTTCGACGCCGCCGCCTTCACCGAGACCGCCGACATCATCGGCACCGCCCTCGCGCAAGACAAGAGCGCCGACACCGCAGCCCTGCGCGCACGCGTGGACAAGCTCGCCCAGGACTTCCCGCTCTACCCGGGCCTGGAGGAGTGGAAACTCCTCTAA
- a CDS encoding isoprenyl transferase, whose amino-acid sequence MALDSLLYPLYEARLKRELQDAPRPKHIAVMADGNRRWAREAGFTDVSHGHRVGAAKISELVEWSAEMGVEVVTIYLLSTENLARSEEEVQLLLDIISGVIDELSNNPFVARLRLMGKLELLPAAVSERMQSAAAATDGPRADGIVVNIAVGYGGRQEIVDAVKNFIHAQVDAGVSASDLADTVTAETLSEHLYTSGQPDPDLVIRTSGEQRLSGFLIWQSAYSEIWFTDTYWPAFRKIDFLRALRDFSQRSRRFGK is encoded by the coding sequence ATGGCGCTCGATTCTCTTCTCTACCCGCTCTATGAAGCGAGGCTGAAGCGCGAGCTCCAGGACGCACCGCGGCCGAAACACATCGCTGTAATGGCGGACGGCAACCGGCGCTGGGCGCGTGAAGCGGGCTTTACTGATGTATCCCACGGCCACCGGGTGGGGGCCGCGAAAATCTCCGAACTGGTGGAATGGTCAGCGGAGATGGGCGTCGAGGTAGTAACGATCTACCTGTTGTCCACGGAAAACCTCGCGCGATCGGAAGAAGAAGTTCAGCTTCTGCTCGACATCATTTCCGGTGTTATTGATGAGCTGTCCAACAATCCCTTTGTCGCCCGGCTGCGTTTAATGGGCAAGCTTGAGCTGTTGCCCGCCGCGGTTTCTGAACGCATGCAATCAGCCGCAGCGGCCACGGACGGGCCGCGCGCGGACGGGATCGTGGTGAACATCGCCGTTGGCTACGGTGGCCGCCAAGAAATCGTCGATGCGGTGAAGAACTTCATTCACGCGCAGGTGGACGCGGGCGTCAGCGCCTCTGATCTCGCGGACACCGTCACCGCTGAGACCCTGTCCGAGCACCTGTACACCTCCGGGCAACCCGACCCGGATTTGGTGATCCGCACCTCCGGCGAACAGCGTCTGTCTGGGTTTTTGATCTGGCAGTCGGCGTATTCAGAAATCTGGTTCACCGACACCTACTGGCCTGCGTTTAGGAAGATTGACTTCCTGCGCGCGCTGCGCGATTTTTCCCAGCGCTCGCGCCGCTTTGGTAAGTAA